From the genome of Pristiophorus japonicus isolate sPriJap1 chromosome 18, sPriJap1.hap1, whole genome shotgun sequence:
AACCACCATGGTCCTAAATTCCAGGTGAATGATGGGGTCATTTGACTTAGTTTGTTCCCCATTCATTCATTTTTCTAAGGGAGATTTTCAACAAGTATTACTTCGTAAAATTATGTGTGAAATTCAGCAAACCAACAGGATATTACATTTATCCTATTTTCTCTGCCTAGGAAGTTCTGTACATCCAATCAGTTTCTACATTCCTAAAAGCAATGGTGTTGGATATAGATTACTAGGGGTTACCTCACGCACTGTCCATTGTCCCTTTTCCATATTATTGTGTAATGGTAGCACATTACATCAGAGGTGTGGTATCCTGAATATAGTAACAAGCATGAGAGGCAGTGTTGTAAGAGGAAGAGTGAAGCTATGATTAGTGACACCTACCTGATCCCAATCCCAGCAATAAGCATTGATTATATAATTTTGTAGAATGTAAGATTTATCTGTAGTAAACACCTGTTAATCCAGTTTATCAGATGGCAAAATAAACTCCCCATGATTATAAGGAAAATATCCAGCACTTAGATCAGACAAAGTAACATTTGTGGAAATATGCAGCTAATCGCTGAAAAAAGTCATAACGGTGGCTATAACAACTCTAATGCGATCACAGCCAGGTTGTGAATATTTATTttaaaaggatttttttttttaatcagagTGAGAAAGAATAAGAGTCAGAAACAAACTGAAATTGGAAAGTGTGAGAGCCATATAGAGAAAAAAAAGAGGGAGACAAAAAGAATGgaagacaaacagaaagagagacagaaagaatttGAGAGTGCGAGACATTGGGAAACTTTTTTTTACCTTTGTTTATGAGCAATGCAAAGGAGATCAACTAATATGTATATAAATGTGATTTTGAATACATAAAGCCTAATCCAGTCAATTCTACTTTTAGAGAAGATTCCAAAGCAGTTAAAAGAGCAGAGAGTGATTATTTGGAAACATTGGACACTCCCTTTCATACACCGTCCTCAGGACATGGGTCTCCACGCGAGTTCCTACGGCATCTCAGTAGATTTTTGAACATGGTGTTAGATTACTCCACTGACCAAAATTCCAGATCTGTGCTTCACCTCGATAAGGAAACCATTGAGAGTCTTCCTCACCAGTCACTGAATATTTCAAATGCCTATGTCTTAGAACTGTTGGTGCAGTCAGATGAGCCCTTGGTATTTTTATTGCCAGAGAACGCGGAGAACTTTTTGGAGCAGATAACAGAAGACGAAGATATTGGGGAAATGGAGGAAAAGATGCAGCAGCTTTTCCTCACTAAGCTGCAGAACACAATCAGAAGAGTACTGGAAATTCCTATTTTACAGAAGGAGAAGGTTTTAAAAAATCTGATCCATCTACTGAATGAATGTAACTATCCCTTTCCACTCCCCGAGTTCCCTCAGGTCAGTGTCTCACCACAGGACAGCCAAAGGAAAAGAAATCGCAGACAAAAGACATATTATACATTTTTGTTACTGAAGACATTACAAACGGTGAAGACATTTTGGGATAAGAGACAAAAACTTTTTAGGCAGAACAGGAGTGCAACCAACCGGTCAATCTGCAAACTGGAAGAGCTCAGCATTGACTTTGAGCGTTTGTCATATGACTGGATTTTGGTTCCAAAATTGTACAATATACATAattgtgttgggtcctgcaggatTCCCTTAATGGGAAATGTATCTAATCATGTTGTCTTACTGATTAAAATGCAGGAGCAGGGGCTTCCCACAAAACGAGAGCCATGTTGTGTACCAGTGGAGTATTCCGAACTGCTCCTGGCTGTTGTCAATGATCATAGCAGCATGATTACTGTGTACAAGAATATGGTGGCAGAGGAATGTAAGTGTAGATGACCCAGGCATCTTGGCACATTTCATGAGTCAAATATTGACTGAAAAGACCAACATATGACTTGATAATGAGCATCTATGGTGACACGTTCTCAACCAAATTGAGTATATTTTTTACAGTACTTCATATATTAATTCTGGAACCCAGGTCATGTTTTGTATCAATCCAGTTTGGATCATGATTTGCTCATCACTTTTCAAATGGGTCGGAAATGGAAAATCCAAACATTTCTCTCATCCTCATTGATGTAAATTGTTGACACTGATTTTGAAATGAGAATAGCTGTCTCTcaattgacatttaaaaaaaattatacctATATTCTCCTTAGGCAATGGGCCACAATTACTTGCTATATGTAACAAACCAGTGGAAATGAATTCAGTTATTCACAATCATGCTAACTCAATGCTAATCTGAATCTCATGACAGGTCCTCAAAACTAATGAGAATCAGTCTATCCATTCATGTTTGCTGAAAGACAGAACAGTAAATGACCAGTGGCAGCTTGAAAATCTCAATTCTGTGGAAAGTTTGCTGGAGATCTGTGGGTATGCATATATAAATGTGTTTAAATTACACACAATAGCTCTTAATAAAATGCCCACCTCTGACATAATATGATGACTGCTATGTTGGAAACCCTCAAATGTGTAAGGAGATCTTTGCTTGTGTCTGTGGTGGATTGTAAATCAAAGTGACAAAAGGAGATTTCTGTGCAGTTGAACTGAACTCACTTGTTTGCTTTAGTGCATTTGAAGCTGCAATGGACACAGTCCTGCGTGCACTCCATGAAAATGCAACACAAGATGCTATAACTGAACACAAAGATTAACATTAAGCCGTGGGCTATCCCATTTTATTTATCTGTCTATTGTGTAACCTCTATGAAATTTCTTGGCTGAGATGGAAGTTCTGTGGCATCCTTAAAGGATTTTCTTTAAATTAAGCATTAATCTTAATTGGTTTTATTTTCCAATATACACCCGTGTATCCTATTTTAATAAACTCTTATGCATGAATACGCTTTTTATTCTGTGCTTTGCTGTTGGACATGATGATGGTATGCGTGGTGGAGTTAAGGTGGAAAATTCTAAAGCATGTTCCTAATCTTGTCAGTGTCTTTAAGGGAAGATGGCAAGCAGATACTGGCTGCTTCCCATCAAGAGGAAACGTTGGTAAGTTCATGTTGCTCGTTCATACCTCCCAATAATTATCTTAGGACCAGTAATGGGAGCAGGTCAAGGTATCACTCAAGGGAGGAAGACAATAATAGTTTAAAATGGGGAAAGGTTTTTTTTAAAGATTCCATGGAAAAAATATAAATACTGCTATTTTTTCTAATTAAACTGGAAAGTCACTGGTTTTCTATTATATCTCTGTtttgtattttacattattatcCAACGTTTAACAATAAAacattacatatatatatatatatatatggcaaTGGTCTTTGGAGTCATTTGCAGTGTGGATGCCAGGTAAATATAGTCAGTCCTATTGACTGTAATGAACGATTAATAAGCAAACATTCCTGTTAAAATTAACATAAACATGGCACAGTAACACATTTTAAACTCTTAAATTATTGTTACTTTAATATCTTCAACTTTTAATATGATGAAATTATTGCTTTATCCTTAATCAGTACATATCCCACCATGTTTTCAGCATGTCAAAAAGTCCACGATACTGCGCAGCATTACCATACAAAATATCTTGCTCCTTATCAATAAAATGCAGCAACTTTAAGTTAAGACAGCACAGTGGCCTCAAGTCAGGTAATAATAGCAATTTATATCAGGAGTCTAGAGCATGACTCAGGTTGCCATGGTGTAATGCTCCTGCTGCCTTGGCTTTACAATATATGCTTGTGACAGTCTTAATAGTAAGTTGCAGCAGGGGGGCTATTTCACATGAATACATGGACAGAAAACCTAACAATAAGCCTGACAAAAACATCAGTTCATTTCCACGTCAGTAACTGACTCATCAGTTTCAGTTGTACGAATTATGTACCAATTGTTGGTCCATTTTGGAATTGATCCAAATGGAGTTGATTCTCACTTGCTTGGATTGAGATACTTTAGAATTCAAACCGTTCAGATCAATTCAGATTTAGGTGATGATGAGGTGATAGTGATATAGGACCACATAGAAGAAAGTGGAAATCATTGTAGGCGAATGTTATTATACAGCGCTTTGTATTCTCTTACTCAATTCCTCTACTTTAACAGAAGTATTAGCACCTTTATGTGTTCATATTTTATCATTGCAGAcagtacataacataagaattaggagccggagtaagccatttggcccttcaagcctgctccgccattcaataagatcatggctggtcttttacctcaattccacttccctgcactatccccatatcccttgattcatctTATTTGATTTTGATTCAATTCAGTATAATAATATAGAATAAGAAGCTAAACTTGTAacaagttacaaacatgacaatatgCATTACTATAAAGAAAAAAACATGGAGACAACAGGGAAAGAGAAAAACAGAGGCGGTAAGGGAGGGAAAATGTGAAACATGGAAATAGCAATGGACAGGGCAGAGAACGGGACTGAAACAGTGAGATGGGCAGAACTGGCAACACTTGGAGTATCCATCAGCATTCTCAGATAGGTGTCAGATCACTGAGACCTGATTTCTAAATTATTTATAAAGATTAAAAGGTGTTTGAAGGTAAAGCATTTTTATATACATTAGTCTTTTTTGAAAGTCTTATAACATGCAGCAGCAATTGATTTCTAGTTTTCCTCTAGCAGTAACAGTCTGATGACTCAGTTATCGCCCTGAATTCAGGCAGCACATTTGCAGAAAAGTCTACACCAAAGAAGACAAAGAGAACAGAGAGAGATGAAGTTATGTAATCCATGAAGAGAGAATATCAGAACACACAATGGATTCAGCTGCAGCAGATTCAAACGCATCAATAGTCAACAAACAAACCCTCACATTTATTACCCCTATTCATCCCTGTGGTGTAAAACATGCACTAAGTAGAAAGACACAACGTGTATATATAATGCTACCAAAAAAAGATTCAAGATCAGGACTGGGATTCTGACTCCGAACCTTTGGCTGGATGTACAATGctttagcaacatagaaaataggtgcaggagtaggccattcggcccttctagcctgcaccgccattcaatgagttcatggctgaacatgcaacttcagtacccccttcctgctttctcgccatacccctttaatatttgaacagaagaacataagaaataggagcaggagtaggtcatttggcccctcgagcctgctccatcattcaataagatcatggctaccaGGCTGCCCAGTCAGGTTATTCTATGAGAGACCTACTCATAGGGGAAAAGGAATAGAGACAGTTTTACCCAATTATTTACTATAGTAAAATGCACAGACAGAATATtagaacacaaaaacatataatatataatataatatatgaCGAGTGTGTGATTTAGCAAACAGGGATCTGAAACTGAACAAAGCAATCTATTTCCTTTATTCCTCATTCCCTACTCCAGTGTGGAGATTACTGAGCCACACGTTGTTGCCTCAAAATTCAATTGTATTTGCTTCAAATAATTAAAATGCCGCCAAAGCAGCAGATTTATTAAAAATTGTTAACTTCACATACCAGTAAATAACTTTATTTGACACGAGGAGATTTTTATTTGGTGCAATAACTGTACTTTTATTTAGAAACATTACACTTCACTGATATAAACTAGCATTTCTGTTTAGATTTCTCATGGTGGAAGTATTTTCTAGTCACTGTGGCTAATAGTGAAAGCGCATAACTGGGAACTTGAACCGAATTAGTCGTGTTTTCTATTTTCTTTGAATTTATTTTTACCAAGATGCTTTCCCATGCCACCCTTCTTATAAATTTTTTCACCTCCATAATGTTTACTGCGTTTGACCACTCTGTACTTATTATATTCTTTATGCACTTTGTAATCATGTTTTTTGTCGTCATCTTGCTTAATGAAAAACTTATGCTTCTCAAAGTCTTTATGATGGCCTTGATGTTTGCTGTATGTTTCTTGTTTAGCATTTTTTTCATGTCTTCTTGGAAAGTTGTGCTGATTAAATTTACTCCCCTTATCACATCCCTCTTCTTTGCCCTTGGAAAGCTTCTTGCCGTCTCCTTCTTTGAAGTGCTTCTCTTGGTAGCCTTGGTGGCCCCTGTGTTTTTCCTCCTTGTGCTCCTTTTTGAAGTACTTATCATCTTTCTTTTCAAATTCGGTCTTGTGATCTTTCTTGTCTTTACTGGACCTGGGTTCTGAGTTTTTATCTCTTGGCTTATGAGCACTTTTAATGCTTTTGATCTCTTTAATATGTGCAGAGATCTGTTTTCTTTCAGCTGCCTCAACCTTGCAGCCTCCTGGCTTTCCCTTCTGCGTGATACACGTCTTTTTCAAATCTGTTCTGACAGGAGTTTGAGGAGGAAGCTTCTTCTCAAGTTCAGTAATGGCTTCCTCAGTTTCTGAAATCAATACCTGATCCTCTAGCATACTCTTTTCTGCCTggtgaaaaaaatatatatattatatgctCTTAAAGAAATTGTGTTTACCATCCAGTGTGAATATTTATCTCTCagtcgacatcactaaaacagcttacCTAGTTAGCTGGAGAGTTatctttggtgtcctggccaatatttatctctcaatccgcATCACTAaatcggattatctggtcattatcacattgctgttgtgtgggagcttgcttgtgcgcaaattggctgctgcatttgctacattacaatagtgacaacacttcaaaaagtacctcattggctgtaaagcactttgggaaacccggtggtcgtgaaaggcactgtataaatgcaagcctttctttgttCTTTCGATTACAGGTAGGCTGAAGGGATAAAGCACTAACTGGAGGAGAATAATTGTAAAACCATTGATAAATCCACAGTTTCACTTTGACTCAGATCATCTCCCATAATTGAATCATTCAGTTTACTCTAAATGCTGCAGTTATTTTGCAGAAATACTTTGGAAAATGGTTCTGCAGTGCTAACTCCTGCCTTTTTTTTTATCTGGCAAGGCATTATCCACAGCACCAGATCTAAATTTCATAAACTGTGCACACACGAACCTGCTTTGATTTGAAGCTAATATTCAAGTTGGAAAAGTGGGATAGGTGGGCCTGAATTGCAGCGTTGCTCCTTAGTCTTCAGTGAATAGTTGGCAAAGAGACATGTGCATAAGAATCAATTTTGTAAAATCACACTCACAATGGGTAGCCTCACCTGCTGGAAGTGCATATCAGGAAATTGCAGACATCCTCTGCACAATTCTCCATATTTTGAATCAAATGCTACATTATATACTGACTAGTACATCAAAAAGGGCAGACCTTCCTTACTAACTGCCTTGATATTTTTGAGGAACTAACACCCccagtgttgtgttcatactctatttatttgctacagctcacaggatgggcattaggaccctgcgggagctattcacagttactgtattcattctggtttgggacaccattttgggttgtataaaagcacagttaagttaagttactttatccctggctcagtttgtcagttacttatGCCTACACAACACCGAGTGGACACCGGAATCCCTATGATATAGTATACCTAAACTtctagaaagcatttgataaatttCCACATGAAAGCTCTGCAAGCTTAAAGCAGTGAAAATCTTAGGATCTAATTAGGGGAGTGATATTGGGTTGTGGAgatgcactttaggaaggaaggaaggaacataggaacaggtgtaggtcattcagccccttgagcctgttccgccattcaattagatcatggctgatatacaTTTCTTCCAGGCAAAGCTCCCTGCTGGGAGTATGATTTCAAAGAATCAGCTCTATAAATCTTTTCATAAATGCGCTCCGTTTTAACCTCCTTGTGATCAACCCTTCACTAAATTCAGTTAATGTAGAACTCCATGACCAGAGTCCTTTCCTGTACTGGGTGCAGTAGAAATACAAAGGAGATACTGAGTGACTAATCTCTGTTTAAGGAAACTTGATTTGAAATTAAAGTAAATTGTCAAGAAAGGTAACACATAATGGAAATTTGTTTTCTTGCTTTTTTTAAATAGCAAATGAAGTTGTTGTTAATCATAGATCTTGTCTTGGTGAACACATATTCCAATATGTGTAGATTTCAGAGAATACAGTCATAaagattaaataaataaataaataaataaataaataaagacttgcatttatatagcacctttcatgaccactggacatcccaaagcgctttacagccaatgaagtatgataTGGTATACCTAGACATCTAGAAAACATTTAATAAAGTTCCACTTGAAAGGCTGCTCCATGATCTTAAGGCAGTGGGAATCTGAGGTTCTAGTTAGGGGAGTGATACTGGGTTGTGGCAATGTACTGAATGGAGtgtcccagggatcagtactggagcCCCTAACATTTTGGATCTATATAAATGATCTGGAGTCAAAAATGCAACGTACATTGTgcaagaggaatttcccagatttttttccttcccaaattagcctgggttttttatcttttcccaggagatcacatggtttcgggtgtggTGGACACagtgtatcgcaattgtgtgggataggctcaatggaccaaatggtctttacctgtccgtcactgtTCGTGTGTTCGTAACTTCACAAATGATACTAaactgagggtgggggtgggggcattgGAAAGTATTGAAGTAGTTAAGGAATTACTAAAGCACCTGGGCAATATTTGCAAGTAGGCAGAACTAGAAAGGTGAAATTCAATACAGATAAGTGTATGAAATAATCACAGTAGATCTTCGAAGGTTTACTTATTAATAACACGCTAATCTCAAAATAATATATTGCATATTGGTCTATTTaaggctgtgttttttttttacaaattcacACTGTGACATGGAAGTTCAGAATACATATATTAATAAAAATTATCTACCTCACTTGGATGTGACATCTACCTTTGAGAAAAGTATAATGCGCAGGCACTTGTAAGCACTATATTACTACATTTTAAATTGAAAACAATCATTTCGAACTTTTGCCTGGAGTAACAGTCCCTTGGTCATTATCATCTTATAGTAATGCATGGATTACTGCAGCAGCTGGAGACCAACATTTCCAGAATTTAAAAATAACGAGTGAGAAAATCCGTTATATTATGTCAGCGTGCACTTCCTGTCTACAAAatcttacttcctgttgtcacgTTTTGTCACATTTTTGTGTCAACTCTTTGCCATTATTAATCGCTATGTCCACATTCATAATGGTAACAATGTAAACTTattacactgtaattacaccctccggtGGTGGCGCTGCTGCGCTTCTGTTTTGCGTTTCCCAGCTTGTACAGTACAGAAATTCCTTTGCACCAGTCAACTCTACTTTCTCTGCTTCCCACACTGTGGTAAGTTTTGCTACTTAACTACAaataataatataaaatcaaattTCACCTAAAACTAAGGACAGAATATATGAAAGCAAAGTACtggggatgctggaaatctgaaataagaactgaaaatgctgaaaatactctgcatcaggcagcatctgtggagagagaaacagagttaatgtttcaggtcgcgctgaaacattaactttgtttctctctccacaggtgctgcctgacctgctgagtatttccagtattttctgacaGAATATATGACTTTGAAATGGAGATTGAATTCTGTCTGTGTGTCATTTTCCAATTATCCCCCACCCTCTCACTCCCTTTCACCTGCAGATTATTCTTCATCTTGACCCCCTCAGCTTCCTCAACTGGAAgagtttccactccctgaatgtatacATTGTGTGTGACAATGTGTAAAAGATATGCTGAAAGTTGTCATAGAaattttatagcacggaaggaggccatttcggcccatcgtgtccgcgccggccgaccaagagctatccagcctaatcccactttccagctcttggtccgtagccctgtaggttacagcactttaagtgcacatccaagtatcttttaaatgtggtgagggttcctgcctctaccaccctttcaggcagtgagttccacacctccaccaccctctgggtgaagaaatttcccctcatatctcctttaaacctcccctcaattactttaaatctatgtcccctgattgttaactcctctgtcaagggaaacaggtccttcctatctactcttataattttatacacctcaatcaggtctccccttagcctcctctgttccaaagaaaacagacccagcatctccaatcttttctcatcgtcaaaattctccagtccaggcaacattcttgtaaatctcctctgcaccctttccagtgcaatcacgttcttcctgtaatgcggtgaccagaactgcacacaatacttcagttgtggcctaaccaatgttttttacagttcaagcatagcctccttgctcttgtattctatgcttcgactaataaaggcaagtattccatatgctttcttaaccaccttatctacctggcctgctatcttcagggatctgtggccctgcactccaaggtccctttgttcctctacatttttcagtgtcataccatttaat
Proteins encoded in this window:
- the LOC139228606 gene encoding glutamic acid-rich protein; its protein translation is MEEDIFKSVEEDLAEAIQEIPPQEEPLLIQDVPILKKSKKISEKSDDTEKEKDELQIEEVKAEKSTDASDRQMAQQKSSTEVPKDKKLNSKKTEEVKLQKVAVEKIQAKHVAEEDPWARITLNRCIIVAAVIVVFSMGVQLIVGIFEVDDEPMLVFSDGGLLDDEDLKLAEKSMLEDQVLISETEEAITELEKKLPPQTPVRTDLKKTCITQKGKPGGCKVEAAERKQISAHIKEIKSIKSAHKPRDKNSEPRSSKDKKDHKTEFEKKDDKYFKKEHKEEKHRGHQGYQEKHFKEGDGKKLSKGKEEGCDKGSKFNQHNFPRRHEKNAKQETYSKHQGHHKDFEKHKFFIKQDDDKKHDYKVHKEYNKYRVVKRSKHYGGEKIYKKGGMGKHLGKNKFKENRKHD